TCATCAGACAATTGTTGGACCTGGATTGACCGGATGGCAGAGGGAATTCGCCGAACGGGGAGGCTAACAGATGGCTTTTGAAGGGTTGTCCGAACGGTTGCAGGCCGTCCTCGGGAAGTTGCGTGGCAAGGGCAAGGTGACGGAGGCGGACGTCAAGGCGGCCATGCGCGAGGTGCGCCTTGCCCTGTTGGAAGCCGATGTGAACTTCAAAGTGGTGAAGGAATTCATCGACCGCGTCCGGGAACGGGCGGTCGGTCAAGAGGTGTTGAAAAGCCTGACCCCCGGTCAACAGGTGATCAAGGTGGTCAACGAGGAGTTGACCCGCCTGATGGGCGGTGAGCAGAGCAAGCTGACCTTTTCCTCTTCCCCGCCCACGGTGATCATGATGGTCGGGCTGCAGGGGGCCGGAAAAACCACCACCGCCGGAAAGTTGGCCCTCTATCTGAAAAAGCAGAACCGCCGTCCCATGTTGGTGGCCGGGGACGTTTACCGTCCCGCCGCCATCCGCCAGCTGGAAGTGCTGGGACAGCAGATTGACGTTCCCGTCTTCTCCCTGGGCGATAAGGAAAACCCCGTTCGCATCGCCGAGCAAGGGGTCCGTCGTGCCAAGGAAGAGGGATGTGACACGGTTCTCATCGACACCGCCGGCCGGCTGCACGTCGACGAAGCGATGATGGAGGAGCTTCGGTCGATCCGGGAATCCGTCAATCCGCAGGAAATCCTGCTGGTGGTGGACGCGATGACCGGTCAGGATGCGGTCAATGTCGCGGAACAGTTCCACAACCAGCTGGGCCTGACCG
This region of Planifilum fimeticola genomic DNA includes:
- the ffh gene encoding signal recognition particle protein translates to MAFEGLSERLQAVLGKLRGKGKVTEADVKAAMREVRLALLEADVNFKVVKEFIDRVRERAVGQEVLKSLTPGQQVIKVVNEELTRLMGGEQSKLTFSSSPPTVIMMVGLQGAGKTTTAGKLALYLKKQNRRPMLVAGDVYRPAAIRQLEVLGQQIDVPVFSLGDKENPVRIAEQGVRRAKEEGCDTVLIDTAGRLHVDEAMMEELRSIRESVNPQEILLVVDAMTGQDAVNVAEQFHNQLGLTGVVLTKLDGDTRGGAALSVKAVTDCPIKFVGTGEKMEALEPFHPDRMASRILGMGDVLTLIEKAQAAVDEERARELERKMRTQQFTFDDFLEQLQQVRNMGPLDEILGMIPGLSQAKELKNLQVDEKQLSRVEAIIRSMTPQEKQHPEILNASRRRRIARGSGTTIQEVNRLIKQFESMRKMMKQFSTKAKGGKKKWKRGGFPFPFR